One segment of Scomber scombrus chromosome 3, fScoSco1.1, whole genome shotgun sequence DNA contains the following:
- the p3h1 gene encoding prolyl 3-hydroxylase 1 has product MDPRYLLPLVSLLLPLCISDTDMSNHFVMEPYDFLFDTAVEAYYKGDWLTVILNMEKALRNKATIRKVKAECRLSCANNTAFGEPLVGLGVPIPGAGSVEDLGFFQKILIRADCVKSCEIEKLGTPTMHLVSEEVELEFKKRSPYNYLQVAYFKINKLDKAVSAAHTFFQANPEHMEMKQNLDYYRMMAGVKEEDFKDLEARPHMAEFLLGKSYYSDDSFGLAADHFEVALDEFFIANKECRALCEGAYNYDGYNYMEYSADLFQTMTDHYMQVLNCKQLCSVELASTAGRPKPFEDFLPSHFNYLQFSYYNSEKYERAIECAKTFLLFRPNDQVMGQNLAYYSAVLGEDKAGTISARQVVKEYIQQSMLEKELLYFGYEAFGITFVDPDTWTPEDIMPKKLREKQKAEKEAAARITEEIGNLMKEIETLVEEKKKDSSDLSKIITPPEGGAPMHDGIQVTMTSAQLNGTQRVLLDGVISDDECRELQRLSNAAALKGDGYRGRPSPHSPSEMFQGVTVLKAVKLGQEGKVPLKSARLFFDLSEKVKKAVESHFNLETPLYFSYSHLVCRAAIDEKQDRDDLSHPVHVDNCLLVSELNECIKEPPAYTHRDYSAILYLNDDFEGGDFIFTELDAKTVTAEVRPQCGRVVGFGAGKENPHGVKAVTKGQRCAVALWFTLDPAHEEKERIQAEDMLKMFSTPVDAEFMKTDSSDPQPATPEPPAQADQGKADNKQDDKPAEEKQDAPADTKKDKVEAKTASGAKTTTGTKAAKAKAAPKAKAKAGEQAKTKTDKAKPASKKDGKQTVKTQAKQVDKKDAKAAAKKTTKVAVKKDSKQVKDSQSDKVEL; this is encoded by the exons ATGGATCCCCGTTACTTGCTTCCATTAGTGAGCCTTCTGCTGCCTCTGTGCATATCCGACACTGACATGAGCAACCACTTTGTTATGGAGCCTTACGATTTCCTCTTCGACACTGCGGTGGAAGCCTACTATAAGGGAGACTGGCTGACGGTTATCCTGAACATGGAGAAAGCGCTCAGGAACAAAGCTACGATCCGTAAGGTGAAGGCTGAGTGCCGGCTCAGTTGCGCCAACAACACCGCTTTCGGCGAGCCTCTGGTCGGCTTGGGAGTTCCTATACCCGGGGCCGGATCTGTGGAGGATCTGGGCTTTTTCCAGAAAATCCTGATACGGGCAGATTGTGTGAAGTCCTGTGAAATTGAGAAACTTGGTACACCAACTATGCATCTAGTGTCTGAAGAAGTGGAGCTGGAGTTTAAGAAGAGGAGTCCTTATAATTACTTACAAGTGGCCTACTTTAAG ataAATAAACTGGACAAGGCAGTGTCAGCAGCCCACACGTTCTTCCAGGCCAACCCAGAACACATGGAGATGAAACAGAACCTGGACTACTACAGGATGATGGCGGGAGTGAAGGAGGAAGACTTCAAAGATTTGGAGGCCAGGCCACATATG GCTGAGTTCCTGCTGGGGAAGAGTTATTACAGCGACGACTCTTTCGGTCTGGCGGCTGACCACTTCGAAGTGGCTTTGGATGAGTTCTTCATAGCCAATAAGGAGTGCCGAGCGCTGTGCGAGGGAGCCTACAACTACGACGGGTACAATTACATGGAGTACAGCGCCGACCTGTTCCAGACCATGACAG accACTACATGCAGGTGCTGAACTGTAAGCAGCTCTGCTCTGTGGAGCTGGCGTCGACCGCTGGAAGACCCAAGCCCTTTGAGGACTTCCTCCCCTCTCACTTCAACTATCTGCAGTTCTCCTACTACAACA GTGAGAAGTACGAGCGGGCCATAGAGTGCGCCAAGACCTTCCTGTTGTTCCGCCCTAATGATCAAGTGATGGGTCAGAACCTGGCGTACTATTCTGCCGTGTTGGGGGAGGACAAAGCAGGAACCATATCAGCCAGACAG GTGGTGAAAGAGTACATTCAGCAGTCCATGCTGGAGAAAGAGCTGCTGTACTTTGGATATGAAGCCTTTGGAATCACCTTTGTAGATCCA GACACGTGGACGCCTGAAGATATCATGCCTAAGAAActgagagagaagcagaa GGCCGAAAAAGAGGCGGCGGCGAGGATCACAGAGGAAATAGGAAACCTGATGAAAGAAATTGAAACCCTGgttgaggagaagaagaaggactCGTCAGACTTGTCAAAGATAATTACGCCACCGGAAG GTGGCGCTCCGATGCATGACGGCATCCAGGTGACCATGACGTCCGCTCAGCTGAACGGCACTCAGCGGGTGCTGCTGGACGGGGTGATCAGTGATGACGAGTGCAGGGAGCTGCAACGCCTCTCCAAT GCTGCTGCTCTGAAAGGGGACGGCTACAGGGGGCGTCCTTCCCCCCACTCCCCCAGTGAGATGTTCCAGGGAGTCACTGTCCTGAAGGCTGTCAAG CTGGGACAGGAAGGGAAGGTTCCACTGAAGAGCGCCCGTCTGTTCTTCGACCTGAGCGAGAAGGTGAAAAAGGCTGTGGAGTCCCACTTCAATTTGGAGACTCCGCTCTACTTCTCCTACTCTCATCTGGTCTGTCGAGCTGCCATCGATG AGAAGCAGGACCGTGATGACCTGAGTCATCCGGTTCACGTGGACAACTGTCTGCTGGTGTCTGAGCTTAACGAGTGCATCAAGGAGCctcctgcatacacacacagagactacag CGCCATCCTTTACCTGAACGACGACTTCGAAGGAGGAGATTTCATTTTCACAGAGCTGGATGCCAAAACTGTCACG GCTGAGGTGCGTCCGCAGTGTGGCCGTGTGGTCGGCTTCGGAGCGGGGAAAGAAAACCCTCACGGCGTCAAAGCCGTCACCAAGGGTCAGAGGTGTGCTGTGGCTCTATGGTTCACCCTGGATCCTGCTCACGAGGAAAAG GAAAGAATCCAAGCTGAGGATATGCTAAAGATGTTTTCCACCCCCGTGGATGCAGAGTTTATGAAAACAGACAGCTCAGACCCCCAGCCTGCAACGCCGGAGCCTCCCGCACAGGCCGACCAGGGGAAAGCAGATAATAAACAAGATGATAAACCAGCAGAGGAGAAGCAGGACGCGCCGGCTGATACGAAGAAGGACAAAGTGGAGGCGAAAACAGCCAGCGGAGCAAAAACGACGACAGGCACTAAAGCCGCTAAAGCAAAAGCTGCTCCAAAAGCAAAGGCCAAAGCTGGAGAGCAAGCGAAAACCAAGACGGACAAAGCGAAACCTGCCTCTAAAAAAGACGGAAAGCAGACGGTCAAAACACAAGCCAAGCAGGTAGACAAAAAGGACGCAAAAGCAGCCGCGAAAAAGACGACGAAAGTAGCAGTCAAAAAGGATTCCAAGCAAGTGAAAGACTCTCAGAGCGACAAGGTAGAGCTGTGA
- the cldn19 gene encoding claudin-19, which yields MANSGLQLLGYFLALGGWIGIISTTALPQWKQSSYAGDAIITAVGLYEGLWMSCASQSTGQVQCKIFDSMLSLDIHIQTCRALMVVSVLLGFIGMIVSVVGMKCTKVGDNNPVTKTRIAVTGGALFLFAGLCTLVSVSWYATQVSYQFFNPNTPPNARYEFGSALFVGWAAASLTVLGGSLLCCSCSKDDMRGQQYYRQSQPSTAREPNVKSTPPEKREQYL from the exons ATGGCCAACTCGGGTCTCCAGTTATTGGGTTATTTCCTGGCGTTGGGCGGCTGGATCGGCATCATCTCCACCACCGCCTTGCCCCAGTGGAAGCAGTCGTCGTACGCCGGCGATGCCATCATCACAGCCGTGGGTCTGTACGAGGGGCTGTGGATGAGCTGTGCCTCGCAGAGTACAGGACAGGTGCAGTGCAAGATCTTTGACTCCATGCTCTCTCTGGACA TCCACATCCAGACATGTCGGGCCTTGATGGTAGTGTCAGTACTGCTGGGCTTTATTGGCATGATCGTCAGCGTGGTGGGCATGAAGTGTACAAAGGTTGGAGATAACAACCCGGTCACCAAGACCCGCATCGCTGTGACTGGAGGAGCCCTCTTCCTTTTTGCAG GTTTATGTACACTGGTGTCTGTGTCCTGGTATGCCACTCAGGTGTCCTATCAGTTCTTCAACCCAAATACGCCGCCCAATGCCAG GTATGAGTTTGGCTCAGCCCTGTTTGTGGGCTGGGCGGCAGCCAGTCTGACGGTATTGGGCGGCTCCTTGCTGTGCTGCTCCTGCTCCAAAGACGACATGAGAGGGCAGCAATATTATCGCCAATCACAGCCTTCCACAGCCAGGGA